The genome window GGAAGATTAAGTTCTCAGTTCCTTAAGAATGAATCTGagacactaaaataaaaaaaaaggaaaaaaaagaaaaaaaagagaatcaaaactcGGCAAgcattaagaaaatgtttttctaaagaaTAGGGTAGTTTAATTGGTATTTCTTAGTAAGATTACATGATCTCCCAGTAATGAAATCTTTTGCATATTTTACTAGTTCTTATACGTCATTTGGTTGATCAGAATTAAAATACTACAATGATTACTGGGGATATTAAAAGCAGTATTAGACATGTACTTCCAAGTTTTTCTTATGGTACTGGGCCACCTCTTGTATGGAAAATGTGTTGCTGATGCCATGTAAACATTTAATCAGACTGATAAACAAATACAATGACAATAGAATGTGATGTATTATCAGGGCCCACCCCAACGCGGTCTACCATATCCTGACAGCTCCTTGATCAGCAGCAGCTCTAACTTCCTTTTAGGGTAacactttcaattttaaaatcagcCTTTTATTCCTGGAGGCAGTGCAAAAAGGTATTTGGTGAGATAATGAGCTTTACATCTTAAAGTGGTAAATACCTTTATAACTACTGGGAATAAATTGAAAGAGTCTATTTGAAAAACTCTCAATAACCCCTCACAGCCCATTTCAAAACATATCTCCTCGATGGAGCTTGATAAATTACCTGGGCAGAATTAACTGCTTCCTCATGTGCACGTCCCTATTATATTGTTTACTACTGTTGTAATACTGTATTATACCTGTTAATACAGCTAGATTGTGTGCTGACTGGGAACAGGGACCGTCTAATTCATTATTACAGTCCCAGCACCTGGCTCAGTTCTTAATAAATTTGGTTCTAGTATTACCAGCTCAGAACATGCCCATACACATGTGAACTTGCTCCTTACATCAGTATACATCACACACCATGCATACAATGAGACAAACATTCATATAACTTCTAGAATTACTGGCAAGTACTTCCATTCAGCATTGTATGAAACAAACATGATTTTTTTGcgtctattttgtattttaagaagGGAATTCTCTAGAGCATAAGGAATAAGAAGCCTGGTGTGGAAAGAAATATTTCCTCAATGCCCCGACCTAggtcttttctccctttctttaagAAACAGGCAGAAACCATTGACTCGCGTTCAGATTTCCTTCCTGCTCGCATTTTCAGGGAGCTGCCAACATCCAGTAGACCTTGCTATGGGAACCCTGACAATAACTGCCACAAGCTCCCTAGTCCATCATCTTTATTGTTTGTTATACTTTATAAAAGTTCTGCTCTTCTTATGTTGCACTATAAATTCTAAGAATGAGCTTGTACATTTGTCCACCAATGAATTCAGCTGCCTTCAGTACGACAACAGTTAAGTGTTTGTTGACTACCTTATATGACACAGGCTTATTACTACACTATCTCGTCTAATGGTCACAACTACCCTATGAGATATATACTgctatccctattttacagataaaaactaGGGAGTCTCTGCGAGTTTAAGTCACTTGTCTAAAGCCACACAGCCGGGAAGTGCCAGAGCTGGGTTTCAAACCCAGGCCAAACTTGCAGGGCTCTGGCTCCTCGCTCTGAGCCACAGAGTAGCCTTCAGGTCACTGCGCGAACCAAGGGGGTAACCGCCTTCCCGGGGGGTGAGGATCGCGGGCCTGGTTTGCACTAACGGCTTTCCGCGGTCGTTTCTTTGGTGTTTGTTGTACAGGATGCGCTTTACCAGCAACTCCAATTACGAGGAGTACCGCACAGGTGCTCTTATTTCGCGGGGTTGGTGTTAGGGGACAATCTCGCCGCCGAGGAGGCGCCCCAGATGGAACTCCCTCCCAACCCTCGCTCCGCTAGGCCTCAAGGAGGCCGCAGCAGGCCCCAGCTCCGGCCCCTCGGCCAAGTCAGAACCCGAGCAGCCCCCAGGAACTCAGGGTCCAGCCAAGCTAGGACAACACGACTTGCACCCTCCCGACCCCGTCGGACCCAGTTGGCAACACTCACCCGCGGGCAGAAAAAACGCCCGCAGCTCCGGCCTCGCTTCCCTTTGTCCCGCGCACGCCCCGCCCCTCGCGTCCGGAGCTTCCGCACTCGCACTTTCAACACTCTTCTTAATTCCTTTCCAGGCCTCACCGActgtctttagaaaaataaaccttcTGGTGAGGACGCAGTGGTGCTTCGCACAGTCAAGGATTTTTTCAGGTCCCGTACGTGCCCCAGAACTCCCCGGATTTGGGTACTGGCCCGCCGGGCGCCGATTCGTCACAGCGATGAGGGCGGAGGTGGCTCGGCCGCGGGAGAGGCCCGGGTTTCGTGGCCCGGAGGAGCTGGAGCGGCGACGGGTGACCGCGGCGCGAGGCGCGAGGCTGCGCCCCGAGGAGTGGGAGCAGCGGCCTGGGCTTCCACTCGCGGGGCCGCAAGACCGCGGGGGTCGCACCCGGGAGGGAGGCCCAGGAACCACTGTGGCCGTAGTGCCACGCGCCACTCGGACCCGGCATCGGCCGCGCCCGACCCCACCgttgtctcttttttttcccggtctttctcttccttctttctctatgAGCAAGAGTATACACTCTAGCGAGCTGAGGATGGAGGCGTGGATGACTCGGTTCGCGGAGTTGCGTCTCTACCGGCGCCTCGCAGGGCGTCCTCTGCCTTAACGGCCGGCTTTCAGCCTCGCAGAAAAGGAACACGAACTTCCTCGTTTTTTCCAAGCTCGAGTGTGCTGTAATTGTCACGGGTCTCTGAGCCGAGGCCCAGAGATGTTAATCCCCTTTGCCCCAGGTTCTGTGCCCTTGCAGCGCCGGGGGTGAGAGGGTCCCTGGTCTCTGCCCAGCGCTGCCTTGGCTCATTGGTTCCCTCCGCTGGGAACCACCGTTCCCCACTTTCCGCGTAAACTCATCTGTCCTTCCGGATACAGCACAAATCCACTCTGGGACGCCCTCTTGTAACTgcccccccttccccaccccgtACCCTTCCTCAGAACTCCCTCGGTTCTTTGATAACTTATCTCAGCCTGTACACGACCCACTGTATCGCACTGCGTTTGTCCCCTCCAAGCTTTATGAGGGCCTTGAAAGCAAAGGCTCAGTCGCCTGCATTGGCATCTTAGTGTTGCCAGTGCCTACTGAGGGCTTGACTCATTGTTAGATGCTCTATAAATGTGTTTGGAGACTGCCTTCTGGTCTACTCCAGGGCTCTTAACGCTAAATCATGAGTACCAGTTTACCTGGTTTACCAGTTAGTAGCCCCTTCCTTGAACATAAACACCTGGCCTAAGTGGGGAACTCTGGAGCGGGAAGGAACTGTAATTACCTGAAACAGTGTTGACATTCAGAGTGACTGATAGAATTCTTGGGCTGCTCTTGGCCACGGTCCTGGGTGTGCCTGCAGGGACTAGGGCATGTCTGCGAAGTCTGCAAAGCCAGAGACAAGTGACACACTGTCCAATACTTCCACCTTCAATATTTTTACACTCATAGGGATTAGTGCAATTGGAGAGCATATTGAAGGGAAAGACTAAAAGAGAGGTCATTAAAGGGTAACAGGCAGCCTGAGTGGGGCTTGAGATAATGTACATTAAATTGCCTTTTTATATAAAGGCATGTATGTAAAAGATACACGAAGGCCTCAGCAGGGATCCCAGtaccttctttcctttccctggactctTCCCTGCCTGTGGGTTGGCGGATTGGGCAGGTGCAATACTGGGGCAGATGCTCATTGCGTTCTCTCTAGGCAGCCCTCTGAACAAAAGCTGCAGTGGGAATGTCTTGACACAAGCACggtggaaaaggaaaggaaaggagtggaTCAGTGACATTGATATCTCACCTCCTGGGCTTAGCTGAAATGTCACTTCAGTAGGTTTTTTTCTGGGCTATTTAAAGTCACAACTTCTTCCCCAGTCTCCACTCTATTCATTATctgtgttttttggtttttgtttttctatacaGCTTGTTACCACCTAACATACtcatatttgttatatatttattttgtctttttcttcctatgAGAATACAAGCTCCTTAGGGTGGGGGCATCTAATAGCGAGTGGTACATTCAGGTGTTCAGTGTTTGTGGGATGAATTAATGGTtatctcattttctccatttctttctcctttcctgaagATCTGCAAAATTATGAAAGGAAGAATATAGacaaagtaaaatggaaaaaaatctctttcctAATCCTTAAGGAATTACtgaaaatttgaataaaatatccAGCAAGATAGACTCTACTTACAcagtgttgtttgtttttgtttttgttttttcccccaaaacaaacTCAGCACACATCTGGCCTTGCACGTACAGCGATATGTATGGGGACCACAGACAGGCTTTTGAAATCTTGATTATTCTTGGAAAATACAAGATACTTCATTAATATGACTAAATGATTGTAACTATAAAGATGTTGGGAGCCCTCACAAGGACCTAGTGGTAGACCTCTGAGACAGTCTTAGCTCAAGTGGTTTAGTTTTCTTTCTGGCAGCTAGATCCAGGAATTGGCCTGCTTTATTCTCTAACATTACCCATATTTCTTGAGTTCATTCCACAAAAGAGGGAAGCCAAAACTAGTAAGGATTAAACTGGGATTCATGCCCagttctctttgatttctttccatAGCACTATGCAAAAAAactggagagagagacagaattaGGGGCAGAAAGAGAACtatggaagaaagaaggaaaaggagaaaatgggagAGGAAAACCTTCAAGAAAAACTTGCAGTCCTTGGACACTTAGGTAATCCAAAATAGCTCTAGGAGGTCTATGaaccttttaaaattatacacactttttctgtgcttttttttccctctttttcttccagACAGAGGGTTAGTAATTTAACAGATTTCCAGAGAGATCTGTGACTCCAGAAAGATTTTGATCCAACCACTGGGCCAtgtaatttttagtattttctaatgaagtttttaaaaatggattttttttttctttaaacagagAAAGGGAGGACAGTTTTGCCTGAGCCAAATAGCTGATAAAAAGTCTGGTTATAGGCAAAATGGAGAAATAAGCTAATTTTCTCAGTACTTTCTGTGACAGCAGAAGTTATGGATATTCAGTTTTTGTCACTAGAAATAGTTGTGAAATACTGAAATACAGATTTCTAGAACACAGTGTTCATAATGTCTTGTAGAATTTGACAAAGTATGGTTTGCTTTTGTAACCTTCTGTGTTGCCCTCAAAACACCCTGAGGATTTGGACATGAGTTTTGTCACATGATgtggaaaagaatgaaagtgtTTGAAAACAGGATGGCCCTGGAGAATCAGTAAGGTCTATTAGATAATTTGAGAGTCTAGGGCAGGTGTCGGCAAACTGCTTCAGGCCCAATCCAGGCTGCTTTCTATTTTGTACTTTATTAGGACAAAGCCATGCCTATTTACAGCTGCCTTCAGCTATTAGAGCAGAATTGTATTGTTGCTACAGGACTCATATGGCCTGAAAAGCCTAAAATTTTTGCTATGTGGGCTTTTACAGAGGAAGTTTGCCAACCCTGGTCTAGGGCCTAAGTATGTGTGAGAGAAACTGGAGAGGCTTGTACTGATTTGCACTtataccttatttaaaaatgtttattggcAGTATGTCCATGAATATTCTCAGTCTGTGTGTACATGCTGGTCACGATTTGTAACCTAAAACCAAATTCTGCCCCTTCCACAGGTAATTAATTTCCTTTGATTTCATGTTTTGATAATTAgagtaatgtgtgtgtgcatgttacTTAATTAAAGTTTAATTTTGGCCCATGTTCTATAATATGTTTCCatttgaaactttaaaataaatttaagcatATTTTGGCTTTAGAACAGTTTTGTACTTTAAAAACTATCATGCAGAGCAATTCAAATTGGGTAACTCACTGGGAAAGAATCATTCTGCTGGCAGCaattgaagaattaaaaaattctcttaaTTGTGTTTTGAACTATTCCTTAATCGTTATCAGCTATAATTGTCCTCACAAATTCTCTCCCAgtgaaaattttcatttacatttcattgTATATTTGAGCAGAGCTTTGTCATATACTTTCACATGTATATTATTTCAAACAACTCTGTGAGGAAGGCAGAGTAGGAATTAATTGCCAAGCACCGTCTTTCCCTTTGTTTTCAAGTGTGAAAATTGAGGCTTCAAGGGGACTTGGGTGATTCCTTTCTGGTTATATGGGTAATTAGTGTAGGCCCCAGGCTGGGATCCTACAACTGTTAATACTTGGAATTActcttcatttttgtgttttgttacaGAAGCATGCATTTGAACTGTTGCTAAGAGGCTGAAGAAcattactttctatttttccataaaatgaggataaaatttTGTAGGATTGTTGTAGGGACTGGACATTACATATGAGCGTGCCAAGTACGGTGCCAGGAGAGTAAGCACTTTGCACTGGTGGCTACTGTTATACTTTCCCCAGGATTATGGGATTATTCTGATTTTTGAAATTAGAGTATACCGCTTATTAGAATATaccattcttaatttttctttgtaaaaaatagtataaaaactgctccctctccctgtggttttagttttcttcttcccCAAGTGAACTAACAATACTGGgacaattaataaaatgtgtcAAACTCAAATAAGATGCAACTTCAGagttcatatatatacatatattttttattgtagtgGTATCATTTACTTTGGTAAATTCATATCCCAATTTAAAATGCCCCAAAGCAAATAAAACTGTTACAAATTCAAGTActgtatttaaaatgtacatgtcATACACACAATAGCTGCATAGCGGAATTCCTATAACAAGCAGTTACATTCATGATGCCCAGTACTGTGTTTAACACTGCATATAGATCACACTAGATATATTGCTTACTGTGATTACTGTTGCTTAGGACAGTAACTTTAGTACAATAGTTTATATGATTGCATTTTTCAAAGCTTTAATAAAGTTAGTAACATTTAACTAATACTGAATGAAAACATTTACGTATAGGATGTTTATGTCAGGAGGTCAGATGCTTATGCAAGAATAAGCATTTAAGATGCTGTTTATCCTTGACAAAACAAAATCATtcctttcattaaataaaataagccaggctaaaagaaatctgaagtaatttaaagaaaatcttacaTTTTACATCCTTGTAATATGTTAAAGATTTAACATCATTTTCTTCtggttaaaatatacatttttctttctagttgAAATAGAGGAGAAAGAGATCACAAAAGCTGTACTAAAGTGCTAACATAGCTGTAGCCCTTACATGATACCTTAGCTGGGAAAAAATTATGGCCGGTTAtactcaacatttttttttgcttagaaAAAAATAGCCTATAAACTTATAATGTTGTAAAACAGGTATTTATTATTTAGGTTCTTAAAATAAGTATACCTGTATTAAACAAGTTAGGTTGTTTAAAAAACTTTGCAACAATACTTGActtattcacaaatatattttctgtccgTATTTATCACAGTTTGaacaatttaaaaacttaaatcctGCAAATAGTCTTAGCCTAGATACCAATACTGTTATTGTAATTCACATAGATGATtgcaagaaatatttataatactttcAAATATCTAATGTTTGCATCAAATTCTCAAATTAATCACATTTAAGTTTACAGATGGAAAAGTTGGGATAGTGATAGGTTGGATAAGTCTGTTCTAGTAACTAGTAACAAACTTCATGTTTTACTTGTGCAGCTGGCCTTCTGatttttttgtgggggagggagggcacaaCCTTTAAAGTTCTTTGAATAAAGTAACTTTTCTAGAAATTAGATAATTATTACAAAAACCTTTCAGATGAAGAtcaacttaattttatttaatcatcaaATTAGCCCTGGGGTTGCATTCTGTAGTTTGTTCAGAACTGCTCACGGAAAGTAACATTTTTCTAAGTGCAAATGATTGTCTCAAAAGACAACATTTTCGTTCAGTGAATACTGAGTCAcctttaaaagtttgttttataGTTAAAAGTttgttatactttcttttttcagtaGAAAAATCTTTATAGAAATAACCAGTCATGGAATAATGATGAATAACTACATATGATTCTAACGTAATATGATCACATTTAAACAAACTATTATTCCCTTTTCCTTAGAATATTCAGCCACTAAGTGAAATTTCAAAGACTTAAATAAGCCAACTTAATGCTTATAGTTTCTGATACAATttcaagggaaaaagaagaataagagtaaacaaaatagagtaaataaaataaaaaatggagagtaaataaagtagaaaccATACtgaatttctgattctatttttaaGCTCCCCTTCTCCAAAAAATACATCCATAATTAGACTCAAAGAAATTTTGtcccttatttcatttttttttaattggggagAGAACCACACGTAGATCATAACATACGCACTTAATAACTTACATTCTGGGACAGAAGGCGGTCAGCATGGTCCACCTTGGTCCATCCTAATGTCATTTTCATATCAAGCCAAATATTGTCTTTGGATTACTTATCTGCTGAGGGAGGTTTGATAGAGGGGATGCTGCATGATCTTCTCATGATAAGCCTGACTTCTATATCTGGTAGATTATCCTGCTTAGTCTGTAAACACCCTTCATCAGTGGCTGCTAAATGAAGATCAAATCGAAGAGAAACAGATTTTTTCCTTAATCGAGGGTTATCTTTAAAGAAGGAACCTTCCCATTCTTTAATAACTTCATCCACTTTCTCTGTcctgaaatgataaaataagCCTTTCTATATGAAGAAGTACAGACAAATTTTAAACTATGTAATATGTATTCCAGatcaaaaagaaatcaaatttgtataatttaaaattcacattttaagttGTAATTCACAATTTACATTGTGGAATTTATAGTTTGCATACTTCAGAAATCATGAATATAATTTCTAAGGAAGTCTATGGAATTTCCATGTTCTggttatatttttagaaaaacagtGAATTAAGCATTGAGTGCaccttcattttgtttatatatgtttattcatGTCAGATTAAAAATCACAGCATATTAAAATTAGGTTTGGAAACATTCACAGATTTACTGAGATGACTCGaatgaaattaatttctttgcatatatttattattattcttagtcaaaattattttacttactgAATTGTTCCATGAGCTTCGGTGCTTTCCTTTACGGTATTTCCATTTAATATGGCCTGTTTGGTCACTGTTTCCACTTTTTCGTTCTCACACTTTTGTGGGACTTTtgttgaaaaagatatttcatttataATGGCTGTGAAacattatttatgaaatattgaATTACAATGTTGAAGTACTATTCAAGTCAATTTATGTCAAATTTTATTCCACTATTGCTTGTATTTTTTGGTACTTTAGAGTACTTATTTATCATCCCTATAAATGGCACTTCACTTTTCAAGTTAGTTTACTTATGTCAGAAACTTACCTGAAGGTAAAACAAAACCAACTCTACTTGTGgtaggtttttgttcttttttccctccttggaTACAGCCATAATACCTGAAATGGGAAAGATTATTATAGGAGCAACATTGTATTAGCATATAATTAAGACAAATGCTCACTAATAAGGGAATGGATAAACTAGTGTTTTCAAACAATGGAAACACTATGtagcagtgaaaataaatgaactacgTATACACTGTATCTTTATGGATGACTCTCCCGAGTATAACATTGAGTGGAAAAGAAGTTAAGTTGTAGCTcattttataaagtttaaataatgtgcaaagcaatttcattttttgtctaGGGATACATACATattaatatgtataaatgtataaaacaaataagCATCAAATTTGGGAGCCAGCTTAGACTGAGGGAGAGGGATGAGATAGGGAGATACAGTTTAGAGGTGGAGTTTGGGGGGatttcaacaatattaaaaatgttacatttcttAAGCTATCCATGggaattcattatattttttgatACTTTcctgtataccttaaatatagcATAATAAAAAGTTCTTGTATTAAAAGATTATTAAAAACCACTTTATCAACATCTTGAATGATtatgcattcaataaaattcacaaccatttattttatttaataatgaaaaacatgtgtgtgagtgtatgtattTAACTAgcactgttttaagcactttacaagcattagttcatttaatccttacagcaatcctatgaggtaggtagtATCATTCCcactttataggtgagaaaattgaggcacagagaggttcagtaacttgcccagTTTCCCTCAGCTAGTAggtggtatttttaaattcaatttgtgTTTTTCGAAGATACAGAAAATGTCAAGACTTATAGGCTAAAGTAGTTTCATCTAGTTTTATAGGGGACTCACAATACTGGAGCAGAGGGAATAAAGGTTTCTTTTCATGGGAACATAGAAAATTGGAGTTTGTGCTGTGTTCAAAGCTGTTATGACCTTATAAGTAATTGCAGATTATGAAACTGGGTGAATTTATAAGAATTCCTCTTTTGATACCTTTGGTTATCAGGACATCTGCAAGGCTTTTAAATCATGTACTCAGAACAATATTGCTTTCCCTGGTTGTGCTCTAATCacattatgattatgattatgattttattttagtgtttgaTGTACCGTGGGAGTAGGGTGGGTGTGTGGTAATAACATGTGAATTTTCCAAGCTTTCTTTGCGGGTGGTCATAGAAGGTACTGACttctaaaaaaaatgaatggcaagggaagagagagagttgAGAAAAGTCATTTTTGTAGTGTTTGAGAATTGTTTACGTTTTGTTCTAGGCTTGATGTGCTCTTTGCTGCAGCTAATGTCCCCAGCTTTGGCTATTTTGCTCATGATTTGGGGAGGCTGGAAATAGCTCTTCCAGGGGTTCTTTGCAATGCCTACTAATCAATCCTGCTCTGTTGTAGGAACTCAGTGTGGGTGCCATGACGATGATGGGTTTTTCAGATTTGATTTCTTTGACTACATCAACGATGACATAAGTGGTGCTGTATTTCTGGGCACTTGTCGTTAACTATGGAATTAGGTAcctgatttcttccttttctaggaGGCGGCGGTAGGTGGCTATTTCTTGTTCAAGCCTCATCTTCGTGTTGAGAAGCGCCTCATGCTCTTGCAGCTGCTTTTCGATGCCGTGCCTTACATCCTGGAGCTCTTTTTCTAGCCCTTCAATCACGGCCTCTAGGTCTTGCAGCTGCATCTGGTAATGCTGCTCACTGGCTTGCAGGGAGTTTTCAAGGCCCCTTTCCTGTTTCATATAGATCCTTATCAGTAAATCAGTGGAAACAAAATGTGTTTCTGAAATCCGATTTGCAATGTCTTCATTCTACtgcgctctcttctttcttaaaaagGTTGCAGTAATCACCATCACTAATGCAAGACGTATTTCTTTATAGCTTTGTGTATAACCCAAATGTGAAAAATCATCCATACCTTATATAGACGGCTAGAGAGATTTCTATTTCAAAGGAATCCCGTGATGATTCTTGTGgccaaaaaaaacacacaccaaaaaacaaaagaacttaACACTGCAGTGTGACTAACTTACTGTCActgacttatttgcttttttaaatattggaaatAGAGAATATTTAATGTCAAAGCCAGAGCAGACTGCTTATAAAAGGCATTTTAGGAAAGCGTTTAAGTATTTTTTCCCATTGGCAGTCTCAGTGGTATGGAAAAAAGACTTCCCACTGTGTGGCTTTGGATAATGACAAGGTCGAGTTCCTGCGCTATAACAATTAGAGAACCCCAGGAGGATAAGCAAGGATATCCTCATTTCCAGAGGCATGAACTAAACCTTGAGTAAATTGATAATAGCCATTGTCATGGTGGAGGGAGAGGGTAGTTGAAGTAGGACCAAGGATAAAATTCAGTGGCCTTGATTTTGCATTTCTCTCTGTAAGGTAATGGgcatt of Manis javanica isolate MJ-LG chromosome 4, MJ_LKY, whole genome shotgun sequence contains these proteins:
- the KRT222 gene encoding keratin-like protein KRT222 isoform X2, producing the protein MDKDEEALKAARAELKEARRQWHHLQVEIESLQAVERGLENSLQASEQHYQMQLQDLEAVIEGLEKELQDVRHGIEKQLQEHEALLNTKMRLEQEIATYRRLLEKEEIRYYGCIQGGKKEQKPTTSRVGFVLPSAIINEISFSTKVPQKCENEKVETVTKQAILNGNTVKESTEAHGTIQTEKVDEVIKEWEGSFFKDNPRLRKKSVSLRFDLHLAATDEGCLQTKQDNLPDIEVRLIMRRSCSIPSIKPPSADK
- the KRT222 gene encoding keratin-like protein KRT222 isoform X1 — translated: MELSQLLNEIRANYEKLLTRNQIETVLSTRIQLEEDISQKMDKDEEALKAARAELKEARRQWHHLQVEIESLQAVERGLENSLQASEQHYQMQLQDLEAVIEGLEKELQDVRHGIEKQLQEHEALLNTKMRLEQEIATYRRLLEKEEIRYYGCIQGGKKEQKPTTSRVGFVLPSAIINEISFSTKVPQKCENEKVETVTKQAILNGNTVKESTEAHGTIQTEKVDEVIKEWEGSFFKDNPRLRKKSVSLRFDLHLAATDEGCLQTKQDNLPDIEVRLIMRRSCSIPSIKPPSADK